One genomic segment of Mycolicibacterium neworleansense includes these proteins:
- a CDS encoding glutamyl-tRNA reductase — MSVLLFGVSHRSAPVSVLEQLSTDESDQAKIIDEVLRSSLVTEAMVLSTCNRVEIYAVVEAFHGGLSIIGQVLSEHSGMSLNDLTKYAYVRYAEAAVEHLFAVTSGLDSAVIGEAQVLGQVRRAYASAEEHQTVGRTLHELAQRALNVGKRVHSETGIDAAGASVVSVALGMAETKLNGGLAGRTAAVIGAGSMGALAGAHLVRAGIERVHVVNRSLPRAERLAENLTEQGVQAQAFSLDHLEEALADADVVVSSTGAVRPVVSLADVHHALAQRNAAAGGDRQLVICDLGMPRDVDPAVAGLPGVWVVDMDRIQREPSARAAATDADAARTIVATEVANYLAGQRMAEVTPTVTALRQRAADVVEAELLRLDNRLPGLDAIHRDEVAKTVRRVVDKLLHAPTVRVKQLASAPGGDSYAEALRELFELDPQAVEAVAASELPFMTTDLDKSE; from the coding sequence GTGAGTGTGCTGCTATTCGGGGTTTCGCACCGCAGCGCGCCGGTGTCAGTTCTCGAGCAGTTGAGCACTGACGAGTCGGATCAGGCCAAGATCATCGACGAGGTGCTGCGATCCTCGTTGGTCACCGAGGCGATGGTCCTGTCCACCTGCAACCGCGTAGAGATCTACGCCGTGGTCGAGGCCTTCCACGGAGGCCTGTCGATCATCGGGCAGGTGCTCTCCGAGCATTCCGGCATGTCGCTCAACGACCTCACCAAATACGCCTATGTGCGCTACGCCGAGGCCGCCGTCGAGCATCTGTTCGCCGTGACCAGCGGCCTGGATTCGGCTGTCATCGGAGAAGCCCAGGTGCTGGGGCAGGTGCGTCGCGCCTACGCCTCGGCCGAGGAACACCAGACCGTCGGGCGCACCCTGCACGAGCTGGCCCAGCGTGCCCTCAACGTCGGCAAGCGGGTGCACTCCGAGACCGGGATCGACGCCGCGGGCGCGTCTGTGGTGTCGGTCGCGCTCGGCATGGCCGAGACCAAACTCAACGGCGGGCTCGCCGGGCGCACCGCGGCCGTGATCGGCGCGGGCTCGATGGGCGCGTTGGCCGGCGCGCACCTGGTGCGGGCCGGTATCGAGCGGGTTCATGTGGTGAACCGCTCACTGCCGCGGGCCGAGCGCCTCGCCGAGAACCTCACCGAACAGGGTGTGCAGGCGCAGGCCTTCTCCCTGGACCACCTGGAGGAGGCTCTGGCCGACGCCGACGTCGTCGTCAGCAGCACGGGCGCGGTGCGCCCGGTGGTCTCCCTGGCCGACGTGCACCATGCCCTGGCACAGCGCAACGCCGCCGCCGGTGGCGATCGGCAGCTGGTGATCTGCGATCTCGGCATGCCGCGCGACGTCGATCCGGCGGTGGCCGGGCTGCCCGGTGTCTGGGTGGTCGACATGGACCGGATCCAGCGCGAGCCATCGGCACGGGCCGCGGCCACCGACGCCGATGCGGCCCGCACGATCGTCGCCACCGAGGTTGCCAACTACCTGGCCGGGCAGCGGATGGCCGAGGTCACCCCGACCGTCACCGCCCTGCGGCAACGTGCCGCCGACGTGGTCGAGGCCGAGCTGCTGCGCCTGGACAACCGGCTGCCCGGACTGGACGCGATACACCGCGACGAGGTGGCCAAAACGGTCCGTCGCGTCGTCGACAAGCTTTTGCACGCACCCACGGTGCGGGTGAAACAGCTCGCCAGCGCTCCTGGCGGGGACAGCTACGCGGAGGCCCTGCGTGAGCTGTTCGAACTCGATCCGCAGGCCGTAGAAGCTGTTGCGGCCAGCGAATTGCCCTTCATGACAACAGATCTCGATAAGTCTGAGTAG
- a CDS encoding bifunctional uroporphyrinogen-III C-methyltransferase/uroporphyrinogen-III synthase, producing the protein MTMRGRKAKPGRITFVGSGPGDPGLLTARAQAVLAHAELVFTDPDVPEAVLALIGTELPPASGPAPAEPAKAAAGDTADADAGAADAAQAAVIAGGPEIRPALGDPAEVAKTLVAEARHGYDVVRLVAGDPLSVDAVITEIGALAKAHVNFEIVPGLPATSAVPTYAGLPLGSSHTVADVRGDVDWAALAAAPGPLILHATASHLPDAARTLIEQGLVDSTPAVVTASGTTCQQRSVETTLGGLTDKAVLEKPAGSELAGPLTGPLVVTIGKTVANRAKLNWWESRALYGWTVLVPRTKDQAGEMSDRLVGHGALPIEVPTIAVEPPRSPAQMERAVKGLVDGRFQWVVFTSTNAVRAVWEKFNEFGLDARAFSGVKIACVGQATADKVRAFGINPELVPSGEQSSLGLLDEFPPFDEVFDPVNRVLLPRADIATETLAEGLRERGWEIEDVTAYRTVRAAPPPAQTREMIKTGGFDAVCFTSSSTVRNLVGIAGKPHARTIVACIGPKTAETAAEFGLRVDVQPESAAVGPLVDALAEHAARLRAEGALPPPRKKSRRR; encoded by the coding sequence ATGACCATGCGAGGTCGCAAGGCGAAGCCCGGCCGCATCACATTTGTGGGCTCGGGCCCGGGAGATCCGGGACTGCTGACGGCGCGTGCGCAAGCCGTGCTGGCGCACGCCGAGTTGGTGTTCACCGATCCCGACGTCCCCGAGGCCGTGCTGGCCCTGATCGGCACCGAACTGCCGCCGGCGTCCGGCCCGGCACCTGCTGAGCCGGCCAAGGCCGCCGCGGGTGACACGGCCGACGCCGATGCCGGTGCCGCCGACGCCGCACAAGCCGCCGTCATCGCCGGCGGGCCCGAGATCCGTCCCGCCCTGGGGGATCCTGCCGAGGTGGCCAAGACGCTGGTCGCCGAGGCCCGCCACGGCTACGACGTGGTGCGCCTGGTCGCCGGTGACCCGCTGTCGGTGGATGCCGTCATCACCGAGATCGGTGCGCTGGCCAAGGCCCATGTGAACTTCGAGATCGTCCCCGGGCTGCCCGCCACCAGCGCGGTGCCCACCTATGCGGGCCTGCCGCTGGGTTCGTCGCACACCGTGGCCGATGTCCGCGGTGACGTGGACTGGGCGGCGCTGGCCGCCGCACCCGGGCCGCTGATCCTGCATGCGACCGCGTCGCACCTGCCGGATGCCGCCCGCACCCTGATCGAGCAGGGGCTGGTCGACAGCACCCCGGCGGTGGTGACCGCGAGCGGTACCACCTGCCAGCAGCGTTCGGTCGAGACCACCCTGGGTGGCCTGACCGACAAGGCCGTGCTGGAGAAGCCGGCCGGCAGCGAGCTGGCCGGGCCGCTCACCGGTCCGCTGGTGGTGACCATCGGCAAGACCGTGGCCAACCGGGCCAAGCTGAACTGGTGGGAGAGCCGCGCCCTGTACGGCTGGACCGTGCTGGTGCCGCGCACCAAGGATCAGGCCGGCGAGATGAGCGATCGGCTGGTGGGCCACGGTGCCCTGCCGATCGAGGTGCCGACCATCGCCGTCGAGCCGCCGCGCAGCCCCGCGCAGATGGAGCGTGCGGTCAAGGGTCTGGTCGACGGCCGGTTCCAGTGGGTGGTGTTCACCTCGACCAACGCCGTGCGTGCGGTGTGGGAGAAGTTCAACGAGTTCGGCCTGGACGCCCGGGCGTTCTCGGGTGTGAAGATCGCGTGTGTCGGGCAGGCCACCGCCGACAAGGTGCGAGCATTCGGCATCAACCCCGAGCTGGTTCCTTCGGGCGAGCAGTCCTCCCTGGGCCTGCTCGACGAGTTCCCGCCGTTCGACGAGGTTTTCGACCCGGTGAACCGGGTGCTGTTGCCGCGTGCCGACATCGCCACCGAGACGCTGGCCGAGGGCTTGCGTGAGCGTGGCTGGGAGATCGAGGACGTCACCGCCTACCGCACCGTGCGTGCCGCTCCGCCGCCGGCGCAGACCCGCGAGATGATCAAGACCGGCGGCTTCGACGCGGTCTGCTTCACCTCCAGTTCGACGGTGCGCAACCTGGTCGGTATCGCAGGCAAGCCGCACGCCCGGACCATCGTGGCCTGCATCGGACCCAAGACCGCGGAAACCGCGGCGGAATTCGGCCTGCGGGTGGATGTTCAGCCCGAGTCGGCCGCGGTGGGTCCGCTGGTCGACGCGCTCGCCGAGCACGCCGCCCGGCTGCGGGCCGAAGGTGCGCTGCCCCCGCCGCGTAAGAAGAGCCGTAGGCGCTAG
- a CDS encoding lysophospholipid acyltransferase family protein encodes MAGESKAKVIPLHGNSSRSSAARRAAARTDSARRHPSVLADPGSRASAEQIAAVVREIDQRRSNASGQSAADEGPSELAKGIAAVSEFIRTRMAGEYSVDEFGFDPHITNAIFLPLLRTFFRSWFRVEVSGIENLPESGAALVVANHAGVLPFDGLMTQVAVHDHHPLHRDLRLLAADLVFDLPMVGQAARKAGHTVACTTDAHRLLANGELTAVFPEGFKGLGKNFKDRYKLQRFGRGGFVSAALRAQAPIVPCSIVGSEEIYPMMADVKLLARLLGLPYFPVTPLFPLAGPLGLVPLPSKWHIQFGEPIETVEYDESAADDPMITFELTDQVRETIQHTLYQLLAGRRNMFFG; translated from the coding sequence GTGGCGGGTGAGTCCAAAGCGAAAGTTATTCCGCTACATGGGAACTCGAGCCGTTCCTCTGCTGCGCGGCGGGCTGCGGCCCGCACCGACAGTGCCCGCCGACATCCGTCGGTCCTGGCCGATCCGGGGAGCCGGGCCTCGGCCGAGCAGATCGCCGCGGTAGTCCGGGAGATCGATCAGCGGCGCAGCAACGCCTCGGGTCAGTCAGCCGCCGACGAGGGTCCCAGCGAACTTGCCAAGGGCATCGCTGCGGTCTCGGAGTTCATCCGCACCCGCATGGCCGGCGAGTACTCGGTGGACGAGTTCGGGTTCGATCCACACATCACCAACGCAATCTTTTTGCCTTTGCTGCGAACGTTTTTCCGGTCCTGGTTCCGGGTCGAGGTGTCCGGTATCGAGAACCTGCCCGAGAGCGGCGCGGCACTCGTGGTGGCCAACCACGCCGGGGTGCTGCCCTTCGACGGGCTGATGACTCAGGTGGCCGTGCACGATCACCACCCCCTGCACCGGGATCTGCGCCTGCTGGCCGCCGATCTGGTCTTCGATCTACCGATGGTGGGCCAGGCCGCCCGCAAGGCCGGGCACACCGTGGCCTGCACCACCGACGCGCACCGGCTGCTGGCCAACGGTGAACTCACCGCGGTGTTCCCCGAGGGCTTCAAGGGGCTGGGCAAGAACTTCAAGGACCGCTACAAGCTGCAGCGGTTCGGCCGCGGCGGCTTCGTTTCCGCAGCTCTGCGGGCACAGGCGCCGATCGTGCCGTGCTCGATCGTCGGGTCGGAGGAGATCTACCCGATGATGGCCGACGTCAAGCTGCTGGCCCGCCTGCTCGGTCTGCCGTACTTCCCGGTGACCCCGCTGTTCCCGTTGGCCGGCCCGCTCGGCCTGGTGCCGTTGCCCTCGAAGTGGCACATCCAGTTCGGCGAGCCGATCGAGACGGTCGAGTACGACGAGAGCGCCGCCGACGATCCGATGATCACGTTCGAACTCACCGACCAGGTCCGCGAGACCATCCAGCACACGCTCTATCAGCTGCTGGCGGGTCGTCGAAACATGTTCTTCGGCTGA
- a CDS encoding DUF3093 domain-containing protein gives MESEPVNKVGSEVLFYEQGASWAWLLLGPFAGIGMAILQMTGGYGQDLWIPILFLVLVSGFVAIQIKAARIHTSVELTAATLRQGAEILKVDEIVQIYPEASGSEAPKWQSARALGELSGVPRGRTGIGLKLTGARTAQAWARKHRKLREALTPLVEERTP, from the coding sequence ATGGAGAGTGAACCCGTGAACAAGGTCGGCTCCGAGGTGCTGTTCTACGAGCAGGGCGCCAGCTGGGCATGGCTCCTGCTGGGGCCGTTCGCCGGGATCGGCATGGCGATCCTGCAGATGACCGGCGGATACGGTCAGGACCTGTGGATTCCGATCCTGTTCCTGGTGCTGGTCTCGGGGTTCGTGGCCATCCAGATCAAGGCGGCGCGCATCCACACCTCGGTCGAGTTGACCGCCGCCACGTTGCGGCAGGGCGCCGAGATTCTCAAGGTCGACGAGATCGTGCAGATCTACCCCGAGGCATCGGGCTCGGAGGCACCAAAGTGGCAGTCGGCCCGCGCCCTCGGGGAGCTGTCCGGGGTTCCGCGGGGCCGCACCGGCATCGGGCTGAAACTCACCGGTGCCCGCACCGCTCAGGCCTGGGCGCGCAAGCATCGCAAGCTGCGGGAAGCGCTGACGCCTCTGGTCGAGGAGCGCACCCCGTGA
- a CDS encoding glutaredoxin family protein: MEREQTGTGGVATVTLLTRAGCSMCERAAQQLAALREELDFELVNTDVDAAAAAGDTSLRARYGDLLPVILLNGTEHSYWDVDEQALRADLPAR, translated from the coding sequence GTGGAGCGCGAGCAGACAGGGACCGGCGGTGTGGCCACTGTGACGTTGCTGACCCGCGCCGGCTGCAGCATGTGCGAACGGGCGGCTCAGCAGCTGGCCGCATTGCGCGAGGAACTGGATTTCGAGCTGGTGAACACCGACGTCGATGCCGCGGCCGCCGCCGGGGACACCTCACTTCGGGCCCGGTACGGCGACCTGCTGCCGGTGATTTTGCTGAACGGGACCGAGCACAGCTACTGGGATGTCGACGAGCAGGCGCTTCGGGCCGACCTCCCCGCCAGATGA
- the hemC gene encoding hydroxymethylbilane synthase, with translation MVETRDTVIRIGTRGSLLATTQAGTIRDALLAAGHPCELVIISTEGDRNQGPIAEIGVGVFTAALREAIHDGRVDMAVHSYKDLPTARDDRFVIAAVPRREDPRDALVARDGLVLGELPAGSVIGTSSARRAAQLRALGLGLEIRPLRGNLDTRLNRVTSGDLDAIVVARAGLARIGRLDAVTESLEPVQMLPAPAQGALAVECRSGDTELISVLAELDDTDTRAAVTAERILLAELEAGCSAPVGAIAEVVESIDEDGNVFEELSLRGCVATLDGSDVIRASGIGTPDRAADLGVSVAAELFELGARELLVERGSEE, from the coding sequence TTGGTAGAAACGCGCGATACGGTAATCCGGATCGGCACCCGGGGTAGCCTGCTGGCGACCACGCAGGCCGGCACCATCAGGGACGCTTTGCTGGCTGCGGGGCACCCCTGCGAGCTGGTGATCATCTCGACCGAGGGCGACCGTAACCAGGGCCCCATCGCCGAGATCGGCGTCGGGGTCTTCACCGCGGCGCTCCGTGAGGCGATCCACGACGGCCGCGTGGACATGGCCGTGCACTCCTACAAAGATTTGCCCACCGCGCGTGACGACCGGTTCGTCATCGCCGCCGTACCCCGCCGTGAGGACCCCCGCGACGCCCTGGTGGCGCGCGACGGATTGGTGCTCGGTGAGTTGCCGGCCGGGTCCGTGATCGGCACTTCGAGTGCGCGACGGGCCGCGCAGCTTAGAGCACTGGGTCTCGGTTTGGAAATCCGCCCCCTACGAGGCAACCTAGATACCAGGTTGAACAGGGTTACGAGCGGTGATCTCGACGCCATCGTGGTCGCCCGCGCGGGTCTGGCCCGTATCGGACGGCTCGATGCAGTCACCGAGTCGCTCGAGCCGGTGCAGATGTTGCCAGCGCCGGCTCAGGGTGCGCTCGCAGTGGAATGCCGGTCCGGCGACACCGAGCTGATCTCGGTGCTGGCGGAGTTGGATGACACCGACACGCGCGCCGCGGTCACCGCCGAACGGATCCTGCTCGCCGAACTGGAGGCGGGCTGTTCTGCACCGGTGGGCGCGATCGCGGAAGTGGTCGAGTCTATCGATGAGGACGGCAATGTCTTCGAGGAGCTGTCGTTGCGCGGCTGCGTAGCGACGCTGGACGGATCCGACGTGATTCGTGCGTCCGGCATCGGAACTCCCGATCGGGCCGCTGACTTGGGTGTCTCGGTGGCCGCGGAGCTTTTCGAGCTGGGTGCGCGCGAGCTGTTGGTAGAGCGCGGGAGTGAAGAATGA
- a CDS encoding SDR family oxidoreductase codes for MDSDGRSGGRPTGVPGPPGADSSGGTQSGQPVGAAPAPKVVLVTGACRFLGGYLTARLAQNPAIEHVIAVDAVVPSKDLMRRMGRAEFVRADIRNPFIAKVIRNGNVDTVVHAAAASYAPRSGGRATLKELNVMGAIQLFAACQKTPSVRRVVLKSTSEVYGSSSRDPVMFSEESSARRPPGDGFARDSMDIEGYARGLARRRPDIDLTILRLANMIGPAMDTALSRYLAGPVVPSVFGQDARLQLLHEQDALGALERATMAGRAGTFNIGASGIIMMSQAIRRSGRLRVPVPRGALSAINSLSRATRYTELDRDQMNYLSFGRVMDTTRMHRDLGYSPKWTTAEAFDDYVRGRGLTPILDPRWVRSMESRAVGMAQRLGY; via the coding sequence ATGGATTCTGATGGTCGTTCGGGGGGACGCCCGACGGGAGTCCCCGGGCCGCCTGGCGCGGACTCTTCCGGTGGAACGCAATCTGGGCAGCCGGTAGGTGCGGCGCCCGCTCCGAAGGTGGTTCTGGTCACGGGTGCGTGCCGGTTCCTCGGCGGTTATCTGACCGCCAGGCTGGCGCAGAACCCGGCGATCGAGCATGTCATCGCCGTCGATGCGGTGGTGCCGAGCAAGGACCTGATGCGCCGGATGGGGCGGGCTGAATTCGTCCGCGCCGACATCCGCAACCCGTTCATCGCCAAGGTGATCCGAAACGGCAACGTGGACACCGTCGTGCATGCCGCGGCGGCGTCCTACGCGCCGAGGTCCGGGGGCCGGGCCACGTTGAAGGAACTCAACGTGATGGGCGCGATCCAATTGTTCGCGGCCTGCCAGAAGACACCGTCGGTCCGTCGGGTCGTGCTCAAGTCCACCTCCGAGGTGTACGGGTCGAGCTCGCGGGATCCGGTGATGTTCAGCGAGGAGAGCAGCGCCCGGCGTCCACCGGGTGACGGCTTCGCCCGCGACAGCATGGATATCGAGGGCTATGCGCGCGGGCTGGCCCGGCGTCGTCCGGACATCGACCTGACGATCCTGCGGCTGGCCAACATGATCGGGCCGGCGATGGATACCGCCCTGTCGCGGTATCTGGCCGGGCCGGTGGTGCCGTCGGTGTTCGGACAGGATGCGCGGCTGCAGCTTTTGCACGAACAGGACGCGCTCGGCGCGTTGGAGCGCGCGACCATGGCCGGCAGGGCGGGCACGTTCAACATCGGTGCCTCGGGCATCATCATGATGAGCCAGGCGATCCGGCGTTCGGGGCGTCTCCGGGTGCCGGTTCCGCGCGGGGCACTGTCGGCGATCAATTCGCTCAGTCGCGCAACGCGTTACACCGAACTGGACCGCGACCAGATGAATTATCTGAGCTTCGGCCGGGTCATGGACACTACGCGAATGCACAGGGATCTGGGCTACAGTCCAAAGTGGACGACCGCCGAAGCATTCGACGACTACGTCCGTGGTCGCGGATTGACTCCGATACTCGATCCGCGATGGGTACGCTCAATGGAGAGTCGCGCCGTGGGGATGGCGCAGCGTTTGGGATATTAG
- a CDS encoding 30S ribosomal protein bS22 yields MGSVIKKRRKRMSKKKHRKLLRRTRVQRRKLGK; encoded by the coding sequence ATGGGCTCAGTCATCAAGAAGCGGCGTAAGCGTATGTCGAAGAAGAAGCACCGCAAGCTGCTTCGCCGTACCCGGGTGCAGCGTAGAAAACTCGGTAAGTAG
- a CDS encoding cell division/environmental response transcriptional regulator, producing MTSMNGPSARDAGDGQPRAQFLTVAEVASLMRVSKMTVYRLVHNGELPAVRVGRSFRVHAKAVHDLLESSYFDAG from the coding sequence ATGACGTCTATGAACGGGCCATCGGCGCGGGATGCTGGCGACGGTCAGCCTCGAGCTCAATTTCTGACGGTCGCCGAAGTGGCGAGCTTGATGAGGGTCTCGAAGATGACGGTGTACCGGTTGGTGCACAACGGTGAACTGCCTGCTGTTCGTGTGGGCCGATCGTTCCGGGTCCACGCCAAGGCAGTCCACGATCTGCTGGAGTCTTCGTACTTCGACGCCGGCTAG
- the hemB gene encoding porphobilinogen synthase, protein MAFPRHRPRRLRSTPAMRRLVAQTSLEPRHLVLPMFVADGIGEPRPISSMPGVVQHTRDSLRQAAADAVEAGVGGLMLFGVPCDEDKDPTGAVGIDPDGILNVALRDLAKDLGDATVLMADTCLDEFTDHGHCGVLDDAGRVDNDATNVRYVELAVAQAESGAHVVGPSGMMDGQVAAIRDGLDAAGHTEVAILAYAAKFASAFYGPFREAVSSSLVGDRRTYQQDPGNIREAVHEVELDIDEGADIVMVKPAMSYLDVVRAAADISPVPVAAYQISGEYSMICAAAANGWIELQAAALESLTGIRRAGADLVLTYWAADVAGWLA, encoded by the coding sequence GTGGCGTTTCCAAGGCACCGTCCTCGTCGCTTGCGGTCCACGCCGGCGATGCGTCGCCTGGTGGCCCAAACCTCTTTGGAGCCACGGCATCTGGTGCTTCCGATGTTCGTGGCCGACGGCATCGGTGAACCGCGGCCGATCTCCTCGATGCCCGGAGTGGTTCAGCACACCCGGGATTCGTTGCGCCAGGCGGCCGCCGATGCGGTGGAAGCCGGCGTGGGCGGACTGATGCTGTTCGGCGTGCCCTGTGACGAGGACAAGGATCCGACCGGTGCCGTCGGCATCGATCCGGACGGCATCCTCAACGTGGCATTGCGTGACCTGGCCAAGGATCTCGGTGACGCCACCGTCCTGATGGCCGACACCTGCCTCGACGAGTTCACCGATCACGGACACTGTGGCGTGCTCGACGACGCGGGCCGGGTCGACAACGACGCAACCAACGTGCGTTACGTGGAACTTGCTGTGGCACAAGCGGAATCGGGCGCCCATGTGGTCGGTCCCAGCGGCATGATGGACGGCCAGGTGGCGGCCATCCGTGACGGGCTGGATGCGGCCGGGCACACGGAAGTCGCCATCCTGGCCTACGCGGCCAAGTTCGCCTCGGCCTTCTACGGCCCGTTCCGCGAAGCGGTGTCGTCCAGCCTGGTGGGGGACCGGCGCACCTATCAACAGGATCCGGGGAACATCCGCGAGGCCGTGCACGAGGTCGAACTCGACATCGACGAGGGCGCCGACATCGTGATGGTCAAGCCCGCGATGAGCTACCTGGACGTGGTGCGTGCCGCGGCCGATATTTCGCCGGTACCCGTTGCGGCATACCAGATTTCGGGTGAGTACTCGATGATCTGCGCCGCGGCGGCCAATGGCTGGATCGAGCTGCAGGCGGCAGCACTGGAGTCGTTGACCGGAATCCGGCGGGCCGGCGCCGACCTGGTGCTGACCTACTGGGCCGCCGACGTGGCCGGCTGGCTCGCGTGA
- a CDS encoding FAS1-like dehydratase domain-containing protein — protein sequence MSIAANIIGTHYRYPDYFEVGREKVREFARAVKDEHPALYDAEAAKEYGHDSVVASVTFLAVAGRRVQLELFDKFDIPINLERVLHRDQKLIFHRPILVGDKLWFDSYLDSVIESHGTVIAEVRAEVTDDDGNPVATSIVTMLGEAAIDEADEISSQIAAARDAAIAKMVAGQKSGA from the coding sequence ATGAGCATCGCCGCAAACATCATCGGGACTCACTACCGGTACCCCGACTACTTCGAGGTCGGCCGGGAGAAGGTCCGCGAGTTCGCCCGCGCGGTCAAAGACGAGCACCCCGCGCTCTATGACGCCGAGGCGGCCAAGGAATACGGCCATGACTCGGTGGTGGCATCGGTGACCTTCCTGGCCGTGGCCGGCCGACGCGTGCAGCTGGAGCTGTTCGACAAGTTCGACATCCCGATCAACCTGGAGCGCGTGCTGCACCGCGACCAGAAGCTGATCTTCCACCGGCCGATCCTGGTCGGCGACAAGCTGTGGTTCGACTCGTACCTGGATTCGGTGATCGAATCGCACGGCACCGTCATCGCCGAGGTTCGCGCCGAGGTCACCGACGACGACGGCAACCCGGTTGCCACGAGCATCGTCACCATGCTGGGCGAGGCGGCCATCGACGAGGCCGACGAGATCAGTTCACAGATCGCCGCGGCGCGCGATGCCGCGATCGCCAAGATGGTTGCCGGGCAAAAGTCCGGCGCCTGA
- a CDS encoding APH(3'') family aminoglycoside O-phosphotransferase yields the protein MTDWQPVVHGESGAGVFRSADGSRYAKVVGPAAVADLAAERDRVSWAHDHALPVPAVVDWGSTADGGAFLITSAVTGVGADRLPESALRQAWPSIVAAVRDLHGIAVGDCPYRRDLDDMLARAGSVVAAGAVNPEFLSDADRGVAPAALLARVEVEADLRRRQESADQVVCHGDLCLPNILIDPERLTVEGFIDLGRLGLADRHADLALLVANTADTFPGFADDAAAGLAAGYPAAVDPERLRFYLALDPLTWG from the coding sequence GTGACCGATTGGCAGCCCGTTGTCCACGGTGAATCCGGCGCCGGGGTGTTCCGTAGTGCGGACGGTTCCCGGTACGCGAAGGTGGTCGGTCCGGCGGCGGTGGCCGATCTGGCTGCCGAACGTGACCGGGTGTCCTGGGCCCACGATCATGCCCTCCCGGTGCCTGCCGTGGTCGACTGGGGGAGTACCGCCGACGGCGGCGCCTTCCTGATCACCAGTGCGGTCACAGGCGTCGGGGCCGATCGGCTGCCCGAATCCGCACTGCGGCAGGCCTGGCCCTCGATCGTGGCGGCGGTCCGCGACCTGCACGGCATCGCGGTCGGCGACTGCCCCTACCGGCGCGACCTGGACGACATGCTGGCCCGGGCCGGTTCGGTGGTGGCAGCCGGCGCGGTCAACCCCGAGTTTCTGAGCGACGCGGACCGGGGTGTTGCACCCGCTGCGCTGCTGGCGCGCGTCGAAGTCGAGGCCGACCTGAGGCGCCGCCAGGAGTCCGCCGATCAGGTGGTGTGCCATGGCGACCTGTGCCTGCCCAACATCCTGATCGACCCCGAGCGGCTCACGGTCGAGGGATTCATCGACCTGGGCCGGCTCGGGCTTGCCGACCGGCATGCAGATCTGGCACTGCTGGTGGCCAATACCGCCGACACCTTTCCCGGCTTCGCCGACGATGCCGCGGCGGGTTTGGCAGCGGGTTATCCGGCAGCTGTGGATCCGGAGCGTCTGCGGTTCTATCTCGCGCTCGATCCGCTCACGTGGGGGTGA
- a CDS encoding HAD family hydrolase: MPESGSADALEQELGGEASAEVAVTELESDTDPVGTPAPPPDLTAAAFFDVDNTLVHGSSLVHFARGLAARKYFTYRDILGIVYAQAKFQFTGKENSDDVAEGKQKALAFIEGRSTAELVELGEEIYDEIIADKIWPGTRALAQMHLDAGQQVWLVTATPYELAATIARRLGLTGALGTVAESVDGVFTGRLVGDILHGTGKAHAVRSLAIREGLNLRRCTAYSDSFNDVPMLSLVGTAVAINPDAALRDVARERGWEIRDFRTARKAARIGVPSALALGALGGALAAVASRRHDIR; encoded by the coding sequence GTGCCCGAATCCGGTAGTGCCGATGCGCTCGAACAGGAACTTGGCGGCGAGGCCAGCGCCGAAGTCGCTGTCACCGAGCTCGAGTCCGACACCGACCCCGTCGGGACACCGGCGCCCCCGCCCGACCTGACCGCCGCGGCGTTCTTCGACGTCGACAACACCCTCGTGCACGGATCGTCACTGGTGCACTTCGCAAGGGGCCTGGCCGCGCGCAAGTACTTCACCTACCGCGACATCCTGGGCATCGTCTACGCGCAGGCCAAGTTCCAGTTCACCGGCAAGGAGAACAGCGACGACGTCGCCGAGGGCAAGCAGAAGGCCCTGGCGTTCATCGAGGGCCGCTCCACCGCCGAGCTCGTCGAACTCGGTGAGGAGATCTACGACGAGATCATCGCCGACAAGATCTGGCCGGGCACCCGGGCGCTGGCCCAGATGCACCTGGACGCCGGCCAGCAGGTGTGGCTGGTCACCGCAACCCCGTACGAGCTGGCCGCCACGATCGCCCGGCGCCTGGGCCTGACGGGCGCGCTGGGCACGGTCGCCGAGTCGGTCGACGGGGTGTTCACCGGCCGCCTGGTCGGCGACATCCTGCACGGCACGGGCAAGGCCCACGCGGTGCGGTCGCTGGCCATCCGGGAGGGGCTCAACCTGCGCCGGTGCACCGCCTATTCGGACAGCTTCAACGATGTCCCGATGCTGTCGCTGGTGGGTACCGCGGTGGCGATCAACCCCGATGCCGCGCTGCGCGATGTGGCCAGGGAGCGGGGCTGGGAGATCCGCGATTTCCGCACCGCACGCAAGGCCGCGCGCATCGGTGTGCCGTCGGCGTTGGCCCTCGGCGCCCTGGGCGGCGCGCTGGCGGCTGTCGCGTCCCGTCGCCACGACATTCGCTGA